Proteins encoded together in one Catellatospora citrea window:
- a CDS encoding PadR family transcriptional regulator: protein MVDVPTGQMVKLEQDLRKGVLVLAVLSQLRTQQYGYSLRQALADRGMPIEEGTLYPLLRRLESQGLLASQWQVDDGPPRRYYTLSTHGAQTYRELTGAWRSLTSVMDRLVDEEG from the coding sequence ATGGTAGACGTCCCTACCGGGCAGATGGTCAAGCTGGAACAGGATCTGCGTAAAGGGGTGCTGGTCCTGGCCGTGCTGTCGCAGCTCAGAACCCAGCAGTACGGCTACTCGCTGCGCCAGGCGCTCGCCGACCGCGGCATGCCGATCGAGGAAGGCACCCTCTACCCGCTGCTGCGGCGCCTCGAAAGCCAGGGACTGCTGGCCTCGCAGTGGCAGGTGGACGACGGCCCGCCGCGCCGCTACTACACGCTCAGCACGCACGGCGCGCAGACCTACCGCGAATTGACCGGGGCTTGGCGGTCGCTGACATCGGTCATGGACCGCCTAGTAGATGAGGAAGGCTGA
- a CDS encoding NAD(P)-dependent oxidoreductase, translating to MGAPRAPPRSWAGGKEHAMDTIGYVGLGAMGGRMAGRLLDLGNRVYGTNRTRAKAEPLIERGLTWCATPREVAAAAQVVFSMVTDDAALESITSGPDGILAGLGPGKIYIDMSTVSPVAGSAISDQARGTGAHMLAAPVSGSVHAVEQGSLAIMVGGDTESFHAVEPLLRQLGPQVTHVGGNAEALLLKLAINDSLAAQLLAFCEGVLLAERGGVDRKKAIEVMNGSAIGSPSLRARADFLLDPLAEPWFDVVLMQKDIRLALATADSLGVALPAAQVTDAMLSKARELGYADRDIAIMIEVLQQVPAPGRG from the coding sequence ATGGGCGCTCCGCGCGCGCCGCCGAGATCGTGGGCAGGCGGGAAGGAACATGCGATGGACACGATCGGTTACGTCGGCCTCGGCGCGATGGGTGGCCGGATGGCCGGGCGCCTGCTCGACCTCGGGAACCGGGTGTACGGCACCAACCGCACCCGGGCCAAGGCAGAACCCCTGATCGAACGCGGTCTCACCTGGTGCGCCACGCCACGGGAGGTCGCCGCCGCGGCGCAGGTCGTCTTCAGCATGGTGACCGACGACGCCGCCCTGGAATCGATCACCTCCGGCCCGGACGGGATCCTCGCCGGCTTGGGACCCGGGAAGATCTACATCGACATGAGCACGGTGAGTCCGGTCGCCGGCAGTGCGATCAGCGACCAGGCGCGCGGAACCGGCGCGCACATGCTCGCCGCCCCCGTCTCCGGTAGCGTCCACGCCGTGGAGCAGGGCAGTCTCGCCATCATGGTCGGCGGCGACACCGAATCGTTCCACGCGGTCGAACCGCTGCTCCGCCAGCTGGGCCCGCAGGTGACCCATGTCGGCGGCAACGCCGAGGCGCTGCTGCTCAAGCTGGCCATCAACGACAGCCTGGCCGCGCAGCTGCTGGCGTTCTGCGAAGGCGTGCTCCTTGCCGAGCGCGGCGGCGTCGACCGCAAGAAGGCGATCGAGGTGATGAACGGCAGCGCCATCGGGTCGCCGTCGCTGCGTGCCCGGGCTGACTTCCTGCTCGACCCGCTCGCCGAGCCGTGGTTCGACGTGGTGCTGATGCAGAAGGACATCCGCCTGGCGCTGGCCACCGCCGACTCACTCGGCGTGGCGCTGCCGGCGGCGCAGGTCACCGACGCCATGCTCAGCAAAGCTCGTGAGCTGGGCTACGCCGACCGTGACATCGCCATCATGATCGAAGTGCTGCAGCAGGTTCCCGCACCGGGCCGTGGTTGA
- a CDS encoding nitroreductase family deazaflavin-dependent oxidoreductase has protein sequence MPLEGEYEPSPEKWVRDQVELYESSGGTKGTTLLDTGLPVIILATLGAKSGKIRKTPLMRVEHGGRYAAVASLGGAPKHPVWYYNVLQHPTVELQDGPRRREMTAREVTGEEKAQWWDRAVAAYPPYADYQKKTDREIPVFVLEPTGN, from the coding sequence ATGCCACTTGAAGGTGAGTACGAACCCAGTCCGGAGAAGTGGGTGCGCGACCAGGTGGAGCTCTACGAGAGTTCCGGCGGCACCAAGGGCACGACGCTGCTGGACACCGGCCTGCCGGTGATCATCCTGGCCACGCTGGGCGCCAAGAGCGGCAAGATCCGCAAGACGCCGCTGATGCGCGTCGAGCACGGCGGCCGGTACGCCGCGGTGGCGTCGTTGGGCGGCGCGCCCAAGCATCCCGTCTGGTACTACAACGTCCTGCAGCACCCCACAGTGGAACTCCAGGACGGGCCCCGGCGCCGGGAGATGACGGCCCGCGAGGTGACCGGCGAGGAGAAGGCGCAATGGTGGGACCGTGCGGTCGCGGCGTATCCGCCGTACGCGGACTACCAGAAGAAGACCGATCGCGAGATCCCCGTCTTCGTCCTGGAGCCGACCGGCAACTGA
- a CDS encoding STAS domain-containing protein: MEVADVDVPGGDPREAVVALSGEIDLTVRDELLDTLCSAIRTAGVTRVVVDLAQVSFMDSTGLHVLITARERALGSGVAFHVVGATGIVRRVLAVTGLLKLLAGETAAGADEPVTPSPATDSSHAAELPSAKRS, translated from the coding sequence GTGGAGGTCGCAGACGTCGACGTGCCCGGCGGCGACCCGCGCGAGGCGGTCGTGGCCCTCTCCGGCGAAATCGATCTGACCGTCCGGGACGAGCTGCTGGACACCCTGTGCTCGGCGATCCGCACGGCGGGCGTCACGAGAGTCGTCGTCGACCTCGCCCAGGTCTCGTTCATGGATTCGACCGGGCTGCACGTCCTGATCACCGCCCGCGAGCGGGCGCTCGGTTCGGGTGTCGCCTTCCACGTCGTCGGGGCCACCGGCATCGTGCGCCGGGTGCTGGCGGTCACCGGCCTGCTGAAGCTGCTGGCCGGCGAGACGGCCGCCGGTGCGGATGAGCCGGTGACGCCGTCGCCCGCCACGGACTCGTCGCACGCGGCAGAGCTGCCGTCGGCAAAGAGGTCGTGA
- a CDS encoding LLM class flavin-dependent oxidoreductase: MTQFHWFLPTSGDGAEVGSATVAAGAAKHARTASIGYLADVARAAEQSGFTAALTPVGAACPDPWIVCAAVAQHTERLKLLVAFRTGFALPTLVAQQAEAFQAMSGGRLALNAVTGGDGAEQRAYGDFLDHGERYRRTAECLEVIRRCWAGERFDYQGEHYRVEAGGFGRALDPAPPIYFGGASAAAEQVAAQLSDVYLMWGEPPAAIGERAARMRALAAEHGRALRLGLRIHVIARPTAEQAWAEADRLLAGMDPDRIAAAQQRFARMESVGQARMAALHGGRADSLVIAPNLWAGVGLVREGAGTALVGSYAEVAERISEYAALGVDEFILSAWPHLEEARRVGEHVLPLVRTSA; the protein is encoded by the coding sequence ATGACGCAGTTCCACTGGTTCCTGCCCACGTCGGGAGACGGCGCCGAGGTCGGCTCGGCCACGGTGGCGGCCGGTGCGGCCAAGCATGCCCGCACGGCGTCGATCGGCTACCTCGCCGACGTCGCGCGCGCCGCCGAGCAGTCCGGCTTCACCGCCGCGCTGACCCCGGTCGGCGCGGCCTGCCCGGACCCGTGGATCGTGTGCGCCGCTGTGGCCCAGCACACCGAGCGGCTCAAGCTGCTGGTCGCGTTCCGGACCGGGTTCGCGCTGCCCACGCTGGTCGCGCAGCAGGCCGAGGCGTTCCAGGCGATGTCCGGCGGGCGGCTGGCCCTCAACGCCGTCACCGGCGGCGACGGCGCCGAGCAGCGGGCGTACGGCGACTTCCTCGACCACGGCGAGCGCTACCGCCGCACCGCGGAGTGCCTGGAGGTCATCCGGCGCTGCTGGGCGGGGGAGCGCTTCGACTACCAGGGCGAGCACTACCGCGTCGAGGCCGGCGGCTTCGGCCGGGCACTCGACCCGGCCCCGCCGATCTACTTCGGCGGCGCGTCGGCGGCCGCCGAGCAGGTCGCCGCGCAGCTGTCCGACGTGTACCTGATGTGGGGCGAGCCGCCGGCCGCGATCGGCGAGCGGGCCGCCCGGATGCGCGCCCTGGCCGCCGAGCACGGCCGTGCCCTGCGGCTGGGCCTGCGCATTCATGTGATCGCCCGGCCCACCGCCGAGCAGGCCTGGGCCGAGGCCGACCGGCTCCTGGCGGGCATGGACCCCGATCGCATCGCCGCCGCGCAGCAGCGCTTCGCCCGGATGGAGTCGGTCGGCCAGGCCCGGATGGCGGCCCTGCACGGCGGCCGGGCCGACAGCCTGGTCATCGCACCGAACCTGTGGGCCGGCGTGGGCCTGGTCCGCGAAGGCGCGGGCACGGCACTGGTCGGCAGCTACGCCGAGGTCGCCGAGCGGATCAGCGAGTACGCTGCGCTCGGCGTCGACGAGTTCATCCTGTCCGCCTGGCCCCATCTGGAGGAGGCCCGCCGGGTCGGCGAGCACGTGCTGCCCCTGGTGCGCACCTCGGCGTGA
- a CDS encoding alpha/beta fold hydrolase, protein MAYAMPGFDYQRVTVDDDVALNVAVAGSGSPVVLLHGFPQTHLMWRHVAADLAADHTVICPDLRGYGASDKPAERGAHTYAKRTMAADVVALARALGHERFALAGHDRGALVAVRAGLDHPQAVTRLAALDVLPTLDMWDVLHGAQAAVAFHLYLMAQPPGLPEQLIGASADAFFGHFLDVWTRDPQAIPPQVRAEYLRASREAVPSIVADYRASAGIDVEHDRVDRAAGRRLAMPVTVIQQDWGAALGYDAAAVWRAWAPDLRHHITSAGHFMAEEAPAEVVGALRELLDR, encoded by the coding sequence ATGGCGTACGCCATGCCCGGTTTCGATTATCAGCGCGTCACGGTTGACGACGACGTGGCGCTGAACGTGGCGGTGGCCGGTTCCGGCAGCCCGGTCGTGCTGCTGCACGGCTTCCCGCAGACCCACCTGATGTGGCGGCACGTCGCCGCGGACCTGGCCGCCGATCACACGGTGATCTGCCCCGACCTGCGCGGGTACGGGGCCAGCGACAAACCCGCCGAGCGCGGCGCACACACCTACGCCAAGCGGACCATGGCCGCCGACGTGGTGGCGCTGGCGCGGGCGCTCGGCCATGAGCGGTTCGCGCTGGCCGGGCACGACCGCGGCGCGCTCGTGGCGGTGCGCGCGGGGCTCGACCATCCGCAGGCGGTCACCCGGCTCGCCGCGCTGGACGTCCTGCCGACCCTGGACATGTGGGACGTCCTGCACGGCGCGCAGGCGGCCGTGGCGTTCCACCTGTACCTGATGGCCCAGCCGCCCGGCCTGCCCGAACAGCTGATCGGCGCGAGCGCGGACGCGTTCTTCGGGCATTTCCTGGACGTCTGGACCCGCGACCCGCAGGCCATCCCGCCGCAGGTCCGTGCGGAGTACCTGCGGGCGTCGCGGGAGGCGGTGCCCTCGATCGTGGCCGACTACCGCGCCTCGGCGGGCATCGACGTCGAGCACGACCGGGTCGACCGGGCCGCCGGCCGGCGGCTGGCCATGCCGGTCACGGTCATCCAGCAGGACTGGGGTGCCGCGCTGGGCTACGACGCGGCGGCGGTGTGGCGCGCGTGGGCCCCGGACCTGCGCCACCACATCACGTCGGCGGGGCACTTCATGGCCGAGGAGGCACCGGCCGAGGTGGTCGGCGCGCTGCGCGAGCTGCTCGACCGATAG
- a CDS encoding AfsR/SARP family transcriptional regulator — MVGIGVLGPVVVRDGAGEPVDVKGPRHRAVLARLVIARGRVVPVARLVDDLWDDPAPGAVAAVRTFVAALRRALEPDRPPRRPARLLVTEGPGYALRVAPDAVDAWRFEQALTAAATEAPPQAAARLDTALAWWRGPAYADFEDAAWARAERSRLQELRLTAIERRAEALIAVGRSADAVPDLDVHASEHPWREDAWRLLALALYRTGRQGDALAVLRRARSLLSEQLGLDPGLRLRQLETDILRQQEAPGADPAAQLWADATAAYDRALAPGARTRLESTVGVLRGLAVAGGVAAARDQRLAAITAAEQLGDPELTARVIGGYDVPAIWTRSDDPEQSAQVVAAAERALVALTPETGDAARARLLATVALESRGTSEPRGPQAAQQAEHLARRLGDPALLAFALNGVYMQTFQHTGLAPRRDAIGAELVTLSARHGLATFEILGQFIRMQARGALADFAGADRHAAAAEQLADRHERPLAGVFTEWYRAMRLAAGDSPLQTAADAYGRAADRLHGAGMPGVERGLLPLALLCLRISRDEPWEPAGDVDWGPYAPWALPLVLLPRDRGAAVRALRRTPHPPHDLLSEALWCLTAQAAVALGDRESAARAHAALLPAAGELAGAGSGMLTVGPVARHLADLSALLGR, encoded by the coding sequence GTGGTCGGCATCGGGGTCCTCGGCCCCGTCGTCGTCCGGGACGGCGCCGGCGAGCCCGTCGACGTGAAAGGCCCCCGGCACCGGGCCGTGCTGGCCCGCTTGGTCATCGCCCGCGGCCGGGTCGTGCCCGTCGCCCGCCTGGTCGACGACCTCTGGGACGACCCCGCCCCGGGTGCCGTCGCCGCGGTGCGCACCTTCGTCGCCGCGCTGCGCCGGGCGCTCGAACCCGACCGCCCACCCCGCCGACCCGCCCGGCTGCTGGTCACCGAAGGCCCCGGATACGCCCTGCGCGTCGCACCGGACGCGGTCGACGCCTGGCGGTTCGAACAGGCCCTGACCGCCGCCGCCACCGAAGCGCCGCCGCAGGCCGCCGCCCGGCTCGACACGGCCCTCGCCTGGTGGCGCGGACCGGCCTACGCCGACTTCGAGGACGCGGCCTGGGCCCGCGCGGAACGTTCCCGGCTGCAGGAACTGCGCCTGACCGCGATCGAACGCCGCGCCGAGGCGCTGATCGCCGTGGGCCGCTCCGCCGATGCCGTGCCGGACCTCGACGTCCACGCCAGCGAACACCCCTGGCGCGAGGACGCCTGGCGGCTGCTCGCCCTCGCCCTTTACCGCACCGGCCGGCAGGGCGACGCCCTGGCCGTGCTCCGCCGGGCGCGCAGCCTGCTCTCCGAACAGCTCGGCCTCGACCCCGGGCTGCGGCTGCGGCAGCTGGAGACCGACATCCTGCGCCAGCAGGAAGCGCCCGGGGCCGATCCCGCCGCGCAGCTCTGGGCCGACGCGACCGCCGCCTACGACCGCGCGCTCGCCCCCGGGGCCCGCACCCGCCTCGAATCGACGGTCGGCGTGCTGCGCGGCCTCGCCGTCGCCGGTGGCGTCGCCGCGGCTCGCGACCAGCGCCTGGCCGCCATCACCGCCGCCGAGCAGCTCGGCGACCCGGAACTCACCGCGCGTGTCATCGGCGGCTACGACGTGCCCGCCATCTGGACCCGCTCCGACGACCCGGAACAGTCCGCGCAGGTCGTGGCCGCAGCCGAACGCGCACTGGTCGCACTCACCCCCGAGACCGGCGACGCCGCACGAGCGCGCCTGCTCGCCACCGTCGCGCTCGAATCCCGGGGCACGTCCGAGCCACGCGGGCCGCAGGCCGCCCAGCAGGCCGAGCACCTCGCCCGCCGACTCGGCGACCCGGCCCTGCTCGCGTTCGCCCTCAACGGCGTCTACATGCAGACATTCCAGCACACCGGCCTGGCCCCGCGCCGCGACGCCATCGGGGCCGAACTGGTCACCCTGTCCGCCCGGCACGGCCTGGCCACCTTCGAGATCCTCGGCCAGTTCATCCGGATGCAGGCCCGCGGCGCCCTGGCCGACTTCGCCGGCGCGGACCGCCACGCCGCAGCCGCCGAGCAGCTCGCCGACCGGCACGAGCGGCCGCTGGCCGGAGTGTTCACCGAGTGGTACCGGGCGATGCGCCTGGCGGCGGGAGACTCGCCACTCCAGACGGCAGCGGACGCCTACGGCCGGGCGGCGGACCGGCTGCACGGCGCGGGCATGCCCGGCGTCGAACGCGGCCTGCTGCCACTGGCGCTGCTGTGCCTGCGGATCTCCCGGGACGAGCCGTGGGAGCCGGCGGGCGACGTCGACTGGGGGCCGTACGCACCCTGGGCGTTGCCGCTGGTGCTGTTGCCGCGCGACCGCGGGGCCGCCGTCCGGGCACTGCGGCGCACCCCGCACCCCCCGCACGACCTGCTGTCGGAGGCCCTGTGGTGCCTGACCGCCCAGGCCGCGGTGGCCCTGGGCGACCGGGAGTCGGCGGCCCGGGCCCACGCCGCGCTGCTGCCCGCGGCGGGCGAGCTGGCCGGAGCCGGCTCGGGCATGCTCACCGTCGGACCCGTGGCACGCCACCTCGCCGACCTGAGCGCCCTCCTCGGCCGCTGA
- a CDS encoding FAD-dependent oxidoreductase: MRNVVVVGGGVMGSAAARTLSRHAQVTLLEQFEPGHDRGSSHGSSRIFRLAYPDPFYVDLAAQALPLWRELEQESGQELLDLVGAVDHGPRERVEPIEAALRAAGRPCEVLHPPAAAERWPGLRFDEHVLFHPEAGRVHADRATAAFQQVAAKSGVDVRHGVRVASVTPARHDRVEVVTDTGEVFVADAVVLAVGGWAADLVARTVPGLPTLRVTQEQPVHFPAADPLSWPSFLHYQGATGSEPGAYGLGSVDGVKMGFHGVGPQVDPDHRDRTVDQAALAQVVAYAEEWVPGVDTTRAVASTCLYTLTPDHDFVLDRHGAITVLAGFSGHGFKFAPLIGGLAADLVAGRRVPQRFALGAR; encoded by the coding sequence ATGCGCAACGTGGTGGTCGTCGGCGGCGGCGTGATGGGATCGGCGGCCGCCCGGACCCTGTCCCGGCACGCCCAGGTCACCCTGCTCGAGCAGTTCGAGCCGGGCCATGACCGCGGCAGCTCCCACGGCAGCTCGCGGATCTTCCGGCTGGCCTATCCGGACCCGTTCTACGTCGACCTGGCGGCGCAGGCCCTGCCACTGTGGCGGGAACTGGAACAGGAGTCCGGTCAGGAGCTCCTGGATCTGGTCGGCGCGGTCGACCACGGGCCGCGGGAGCGGGTGGAGCCGATCGAGGCGGCGCTGCGCGCGGCCGGGCGGCCCTGCGAGGTCCTGCACCCGCCGGCGGCCGCCGAACGGTGGCCAGGGCTGCGCTTCGACGAGCACGTGCTGTTCCACCCGGAGGCGGGCCGGGTGCACGCCGACCGGGCCACCGCGGCGTTCCAGCAGGTGGCCGCGAAGTCCGGGGTGGACGTCCGGCACGGAGTGCGGGTGGCGTCGGTGACGCCGGCACGGCACGACCGGGTCGAGGTCGTCACGGACACGGGGGAGGTGTTCGTCGCCGACGCCGTCGTGCTGGCCGTGGGCGGCTGGGCGGCGGACCTGGTCGCCCGCACGGTGCCCGGCCTGCCCACCCTGCGGGTCACGCAGGAGCAGCCGGTGCACTTCCCGGCGGCCGATCCGCTGTCGTGGCCCAGTTTCCTGCACTACCAGGGCGCGACCGGGTCCGAGCCGGGCGCCTACGGCCTGGGCAGCGTCGACGGCGTGAAGATGGGCTTCCACGGCGTCGGCCCGCAGGTCGACCCCGACCACCGCGACCGGACCGTGGACCAGGCCGCGCTGGCACAGGTCGTGGCGTACGCCGAGGAGTGGGTGCCCGGGGTGGACACCACCAGGGCGGTCGCGTCGACGTGTCTCTACACGCTCACGCCCGACCACGACTTCGTGCTCGACCGCCACGGGGCGATCACCGTGCTGGCCGGGTTCTCCGGGCACGGGTTCAAGTTCGCGCCGCTGATCGGCGGGCTCGCCGCGGACCTGGTGGCGGGGCGGCGTGTGCCGCAGCGGTTCGCGCTGGGCGCCAGATGA
- a CDS encoding ABC transporter ATP-binding protein gives MPAKPDLAAVPVSATATAVALTGVRHEYRSGGRRILALDGIDLRLAAGESLAVVGPSGCGKSTLLRMIAGFLRPSHGEIRVGGIPVTRPGPDRGVVFQQPRLFPWLSVHGNVAYGLREAGVPRRARSERVEQLLDLVGLGDVGALRPYELSGGMQQRAAIARALAPDPAILLLDEPFAALDALTRERLQEELRAIWLRTGKTLVLVTHSVDEAALLGSRIIVLSPRPGTVVLDEQSALPRVGQARDVPEFAALRSRILQAVRTPGS, from the coding sequence ATGCCGGCAAAGCCTGACCTGGCAGCCGTGCCCGTCAGCGCCACCGCCACCGCGGTGGCGCTGACGGGGGTGCGGCACGAGTACCGCTCCGGCGGCCGGCGCATCCTCGCCCTCGACGGGATCGACCTGCGGCTGGCGGCCGGTGAGTCGCTCGCTGTGGTCGGCCCGTCGGGCTGCGGCAAGAGCACCCTGCTCCGGATGATCGCCGGTTTCCTGCGCCCGTCACACGGCGAGATCAGGGTCGGCGGCATACCGGTCACCCGCCCCGGCCCCGACCGTGGCGTGGTGTTCCAGCAGCCAAGGCTGTTCCCGTGGCTGTCCGTGCACGGCAACGTCGCCTACGGCCTGCGCGAAGCCGGCGTGCCCCGCCGCGCCCGGAGCGAACGCGTCGAGCAACTGCTCGACCTGGTCGGTCTCGGCGACGTCGGCGCGCTGCGGCCGTACGAGCTGTCCGGCGGCATGCAGCAGCGCGCAGCGATCGCCCGTGCCCTGGCCCCCGACCCCGCGATCCTGCTGCTCGACGAACCGTTCGCGGCCCTGGACGCGCTCACGCGCGAGCGGCTGCAGGAGGAGCTGCGCGCCATCTGGCTGCGCACCGGCAAGACGCTGGTGCTGGTGACCCACAGCGTCGATGAGGCGGCGCTGCTCGGCAGCCGGATCATCGTGCTCAGCCCGCGGCCCGGCACGGTCGTGCTGGACGAGCAGTCAGCACTGCCACGAGTCGGCCAAGCCCGCGACGTGCCGGAGTTCGCCGCCCTGCGCTCACGGATCCTGCAGGCGGTGCGCACCCCCGGAAGCTGA
- a CDS encoding taurine ABC transporter substrate-binding protein codes for MTHLVDRRRLLLGALGLAAAPALAACTGDPDPSPGTGGAPAQLRIGYQLIPNGDLIVKDLGWLEAALPGTTVVWSKFDSGGDVNTAILAGSLDIGLAGSSPVARGLAAPLNIPYAVPWIFDVIGDNESLVVKPNITDLAGLAGKKVATPFSSTSHYSLLAALAGAGVPESSVKIIDLEPPEIQAAWQRGDIDGAYVWTPVLAELRKTGKVLITSRELAGKGKLTADLAVVRTAFLQQHPQVVKTWIQQQDRAVKLVRSDKTAAAQAISRQLNLDADEAGAQLSELVLLDAAEQAGADYLGTPAAPGKLAENLHDAAEFLVAQGKLPAAPGLDAYRKGLAVQALADAGKA; via the coding sequence GTGACACACCTTGTGGACCGCCGCCGCCTGCTGCTCGGCGCGCTCGGACTGGCCGCGGCGCCGGCGCTGGCGGCCTGCACCGGCGACCCCGACCCCTCCCCCGGCACCGGCGGCGCGCCGGCGCAGCTGCGCATCGGCTACCAGCTCATCCCCAACGGCGACCTGATCGTCAAGGACCTCGGCTGGCTGGAGGCCGCCCTGCCCGGCACGACCGTGGTGTGGAGCAAGTTCGACTCCGGCGGCGACGTGAACACCGCGATCCTGGCCGGCAGCCTCGACATCGGCCTGGCCGGCAGCAGCCCGGTCGCCCGCGGCCTGGCCGCGCCGCTGAACATCCCGTACGCCGTGCCGTGGATCTTCGATGTGATCGGCGACAACGAGTCGCTGGTCGTCAAGCCGAACATCACCGACCTGGCCGGGCTGGCCGGGAAGAAGGTCGCCACGCCGTTCTCGTCCACCTCGCACTACAGCCTGCTGGCCGCCCTGGCCGGGGCGGGCGTGCCCGAATCCAGCGTGAAGATCATCGACCTGGAGCCGCCGGAGATCCAGGCGGCCTGGCAGCGCGGCGACATCGACGGCGCGTACGTGTGGACCCCGGTCCTGGCCGAGCTGCGCAAGACCGGCAAGGTGCTGATCACCAGCCGTGAGCTGGCCGGCAAGGGCAAACTGACCGCCGACCTGGCCGTCGTGCGCACCGCGTTCCTGCAGCAGCACCCGCAGGTCGTCAAGACGTGGATCCAGCAGCAGGACCGCGCCGTCAAGCTGGTCCGCAGCGACAAGACCGCCGCCGCGCAGGCCATCAGCCGCCAGCTCAACCTCGACGCCGACGAGGCCGGAGCGCAGCTGTCCGAACTGGTCCTGCTCGACGCCGCAGAGCAGGCCGGCGCCGACTACCTCGGCACCCCCGCCGCACCCGGCAAGCTGGCCGAGAACCTGCACGACGCCGCCGAGTTCCTCGTCGCGCAGGGCAAACTGCCCGCCGCGCCGGGCCTCGACGCCTACCGCAAGGGCCTGGCCGTGCAGGCGCTCGCCGATGCCGGCAAAGCCTGA
- a CDS encoding ABC transporter permease has protein sequence MSAPTTAAATSTSHRGRTAALRAGAVVVFVIVWWAVAAAEIWPPVFVPSPQSVWHRFLDTSGLSDAARPGWAGYTLGEHLWASLRRMALGCAYGISGGLLLGLLIGLLPAADAVLGPAVTFLRTLPPLAYLSLLVIWFGIDESPKVWLLLLAALPPVAVATADAVRGVPADYLHAARSLGTGRALLPWRVLLPAAAPEILTGVRLAVGVAYTTVVAAETINGVPGIGGMIRDAQRYNQTDVVVLGIILIGLSGLAFDGLLQLAQRRLTPWRGRV, from the coding sequence GTGTCCGCTCCCACCACCGCCGCAGCCACGTCGACCTCGCACCGAGGGCGCACCGCCGCGCTGCGGGCCGGCGCCGTCGTCGTGTTCGTCATCGTGTGGTGGGCGGTGGCAGCGGCCGAGATCTGGCCGCCGGTGTTCGTGCCCTCGCCGCAATCGGTCTGGCACCGGTTCCTCGACACCTCGGGCCTCAGCGACGCCGCCCGGCCCGGCTGGGCCGGGTACACCCTCGGCGAGCACCTGTGGGCCAGCCTGCGGCGGATGGCGCTGGGCTGCGCCTACGGCATCAGCGGCGGACTGCTGCTGGGCCTGCTGATCGGCCTGCTCCCCGCCGCGGACGCCGTGCTCGGCCCGGCCGTGACCTTCCTGCGCACGCTGCCGCCGCTGGCCTACCTCAGCCTGCTGGTCATCTGGTTCGGCATCGACGAGTCGCCGAAGGTGTGGCTGCTCCTACTGGCAGCGCTGCCTCCGGTCGCCGTGGCCACCGCCGACGCGGTGCGCGGCGTGCCCGCCGACTACCTCCACGCCGCCCGTTCGCTGGGCACCGGTCGAGCCCTGCTGCCGTGGCGAGTGCTGCTGCCTGCGGCCGCCCCCGAGATCCTCACCGGCGTACGGCTGGCCGTCGGCGTCGCGTACACCACGGTCGTGGCCGCCGAGACGATCAACGGCGTGCCCGGCATCGGCGGGATGATCCGCGACGCCCAGCGCTACAACCAGACCGACGTCGTCGTGCTCGGCATCATCCTCATCGGCCTGTCCGGCCTGGCCTTCGACGGCCTGCTCCAGCTCGCCCAGCGCCGGCTCACCCCGTGGCGCGGACGCGTCTAG
- a CDS encoding beta-class carbonic anhydrase → MSVTDELLANAQRYQAEFTRGDLPLPPARGVAVLACMDARLNPYGLLGLAEGDAHVIRNAGGVVTADELRSLAISQRLLGTREIVLIHHTDCGMLTFTDDGLKDSIAKETGVRPPWATEAFTDLDEDVRQSVRRILADPFLPVKDSVRGFVYDVRTGGLREVAPA, encoded by the coding sequence ATGTCGGTGACCGACGAACTGCTGGCCAACGCCCAGCGCTACCAGGCCGAGTTCACCAGGGGCGATCTGCCGTTGCCGCCCGCCCGCGGGGTGGCGGTGCTCGCCTGCATGGACGCCCGGCTCAACCCGTACGGCCTGCTCGGGCTCGCCGAAGGCGACGCGCACGTGATCCGCAACGCCGGGGGCGTGGTGACCGCCGATGAGCTGCGCAGCCTCGCCATCAGCCAGCGCCTGCTCGGCACGCGCGAGATCGTGCTGATCCACCACACCGACTGCGGCATGCTGACCTTCACCGACGATGGACTCAAGGACAGCATCGCCAAGGAGACCGGTGTCCGACCGCCTTGGGCAACCGAGGCCTTCACCGACCTCGACGAAGACGTGCGCCAGTCGGTGCGACGGATCCTCGCGGACCCGTTCCTTCCGGTGAAGGACTCAGTCCGTGGGTTCGTCTACGACGTGAGAACCGGCGGGCTGCGCGAGGTCGCGCCCGCCTGA